Proteins encoded together in one Lathyrus oleraceus cultivar Zhongwan6 chromosome 5, CAAS_Psat_ZW6_1.0, whole genome shotgun sequence window:
- the LOC127081826 gene encoding uncharacterized protein LOC127081826, whose product MVDHCPGNYRVFDVRHIRKSLVEIHRTLCLINDCEHDHNGYVICSVNPRGYVIIKRDIQKLVDEGVIHSQHYRDIGNDVNVIFQVFKTPEQVVIQFNSNKNDNRFVSPLVIRLAGPIPYASDKIITYKYNATMIDNGQEVPLLAANSVVSIANVVKVTRSGRLFGPVSQKVVEDVLIGKKVDVPLVDPVNVPTFQSGESSGLKVKDDDNDEVLGLIKNSKFNVVEQLIQTSSKISVLSLLMNSKAHREALKKVLEQAYVEHDVIVDQFNHIVANITSCNHLSFCDEELPEEGRNHNLALHISMNSKKDDIYNVLVDTVSSLNVLPKSTLARLSYQGTPMKHNDMVVKAFNGSHKTVIREVDLPVKIGPSDFQITFQVTDIHPAYSYLLGRLWIHEAVLSRQLCIRSLNLLKMKIGASMSSLKDAREVVQVGGTDKWGRIVEVVENKNIDGLAFQQGSFKSNVKAMQSIFCSGGFIHKEEEHSIAIIEDEDEDDANFVTHRQTYNNWVVVDVPIVVHRSN is encoded by the exons ATGGTGGACCATTGTCCTGGTAATTACAGGGTTTTTGATGTTCGTCATATTCGAAAGTCTTTGGTAGAGATACATAGAACTTTGTGCCTGATTAatgattgtgagcatgaccataATGGTTATGTTATCTGCAGTGTCAATCCTCGAGGATATGTGATTATCAAGAGGGACATTCAGAAGTTGGTGGATGAAGGTGTGATCCATAGTCAACATTACAGAGATATAggtaatgatgtgaatgtaatttTTCAAGTGTTTAAGACTCCTGAGCAGGTAGTAATTCAATTCAACAGCAACAAAAATGATAATAGATTCGTATCtccattggtaatacggttagcgggcccaatcccgtatgcatccgataaaaTTATAACTTACAAATATAATGCTACTATGATTGATAAtgggcaagaggttcctcttctCGCAGCAAATTCAGTAGTAAGCATTGCAAATGTTGttaaggtgacccgtagcggtcgtcTATTTGGCCCAGTATCTCAGAAGGTTGTTGAGGATGTTTTGATTGGTAAGAAGGTAGATGTTCCTTTAGTTGACCCCGTTAACGTTCCAACTTttcagtctggtgaatccagcgggTTGAAGGTTAAagatgatgataatgatgaagtTCTTGGATTGATTAAAAATAGTAAgttcaatgttgtggagcagttgATCCAAACGTCATCcaagatatctgtcttatctttgttgatgaactccaAAGCACACCGAGAGGCGTTGAAGAAGGTGCTTGAGCAAGcatatgtagagcatgatgtCATAGTTGATCAGTTTAATCATATTGTCGCTAATATCACTTCTTGCAATCATTTGAGTTTCTGcgatgaagagcttcctgaggaaggcagaaatcacaacttggcactCCATATATCCATGAATTCTAAAAAGGATGATATATACAATGTTTTGGTAGATACTGTTTCGTCATTGAATGTTCTTCCCAAATCTACTTTGGCAAGGTTGTCTTATCAGGGCACACCTATGAAACACAACGATATGGTGGTAAAAGCGTTTAATGGTTCTCATAAAACTGTCATTAGAGAAGTGGACCTcccagttaagataggtccgagtgattttcagattacaTTTCAAGTAAcggatattcacccggcctatagttATTTATTGGGAAGGTTGTGGATTCACGAGGCAGTGTTGTCACGtcaactctgcatcagaagcttaaatttgttAAAAATG AAGATtggggcatccatgtcttctctGAAAGATGCAAGAGAAGTTGTTCAGGTTGGTGGCACTGACAAGTGGGGTCGAATTGTAGAGGTGGTCGAGAATAAGAACATAGATGGTCTTGCATTTCAGCAAGGGTCGTTTAAAAGCAATGTCAAGGCTATGCAATCAATTTTCTGTAGTGGAGGGTTTATTCATAAAGAAGAAGAACACTCAATTGCGATTATTGAAGATGAAGACGAAGACGacgccaactttgtgacacacaGACAGACTtacaacaattgggttgttgttgatgttcctattgtAGTCCACCGCTCAAATTAA